The DNA segment TTCGCCCTCGCCAACCCCGACCCCGAGATCGACTACCCCACCGCCAAGGCCACCCGCGACGACATCATCATGGCGACGGGCCGCAGCGACTATCCCAACCAGGTGAACAACGTCCTGGGCTTCCCCTTCATTTTCCGCGGCGCGCTGGACGTGCGGGCCTCCGAGATCAACGAGCCCATGAAGCTCGCCGCCGCGAAGGCTTTGGCGGCCCTGGCCAAGGAGGAGGTGCCCGATTCCGTGGTGAAGGCCTACTCGGGCCAGAAGTTCACCTTCGGCCCCGAGTACATCATCCCCAAGCCCTTCGATCCCCGCGTCCTCCTGTGGGTGGCTCCCGCCGTCGCCAAGGCCGCCATGGACACCGGCGTAGCCAAACAGCCCATCGCCGACATGCAGGCCTACATCGAGCGCCTGGAGGGCCTCCAGGGGCGCAGCAAGGACGTCATCCGCAGCGTCGTGAACCGCGCCAAGGCCGATCCCAAGCGCGTGGTCTTCCCCGAGGGCGACCATCCCCTGATCCTCCAGGCCGTGTCCCAGATGGCGGATGAGGGCGTGTGCAAGCCGATCCTCCTGGGCGATCCCGCCAAGGTGAAGGCCGTCGCCGCCGAATACGGCGTGGAGCTCGACGGTGTCGAGATCCTGGATCCCCACGCCGTCACCTGGCGGGAAGAGGCCGAGGACGCCTTCTACGAACTCCGGAAGCGCCGCGGCATTACCCGCTTCGAGGCCCAGCGGAAGATCCGCGAGCGGATCTACTTCGGCGCGATGATGTGCCGCATGGGGAAGGCGGACGGCCTGATCGCGGGGCTGACCATGTACTACCCCGACACCATCCGGCCCTGCCTCGAAGTGATCGGAACCCGCCGCGGGGTGAAGCGCGTGTGTGGCGTCTACACCATGGTCCTGAAGAACCGCGTGCTGTTCTTCTCCGACACCACCATGAACATCGAGCCCAACAGCGAGGAGCTGGCGGAGATCGCCCTGCTTACCGCGGACCTGGTGAAGGACACCTTCAACATGGATCCCCAGGTGGCGATGCTGTCCTTCTCCACCTTCGGAAGCGTGGACCATCCTCTGGTCCGCAAGGTGCAGAAGGCCGTGGAGCTGGTGAAGACCCAGCGTCCCGACCTCAAGTGCGACGGCGAGATGCAGGCCGACACCGCCCTGGGCGAAGGGATCCTGGCCGAGAACTACCCGTGGGTGGACCTGCCCGGCGGTCCGAACGTCCTGATCTTCCCCGACCTCACCAGCGGCAACATCGGCTACAAGCTGGTGCAGCGGCTGGCGGACGCCGAGGTCATCGGGCCCATCACCTGCGGAATGGCCGCGCCGGTCCACGTGCTCCAGCGGCACAGCGACCTGCACGACATCATCCACCTCACGGCCCTCACGGTCGTCGAGGCCCAGCAGAAGCAGGCGAAGTAGCCGCCGGCCTTTCGCCGTCGGTTCATACGCGGGGGCCTTCGGGCCCCCGCGTCGCGTTCAGGGGCGAGGGGAGGGCAGGGGCTCCAGCAGCTTCCGTACGACCTCTTCGGAATCCCGGTCCCCTCGTTCGAGGGGACTCTCGCCCTGCCAGAGGGCCTGCCCCGTTTTCGGGTCCAGAAGCTGGACGAGGAGGGTCCCGCGGCCGGTCCTTCGCTCCCCCGCATCCCGCGGCGCGCCCTCTCCCCGGGGCGGGCCTCCGCCGCCCCGGCGGCCCGCGCCCCGCGCCGGACGGGAAGGACCGGCGGATCCTTCCTCCCGTGCCTCGACCAGGAGATGGACGGCCACCCACAGGTCCGCGGTTCCGGCAGCCTCGGGGCGATATCCGCGCGCGGTCAGGGCCGAGAGGACGGCTTGGCGGCGGAACCCTGGATCGACGGGCCGAAAGCCCTCCCGGATCAGCACCTGATCCGTCCGGAGATCGAGGGCCACCGTGCGGTAGGCCCCGCCGCGGAAGGCCGGGTCGGTGCGGTAGACGAAGCGCGGCTGGGAGCAGCCGAACAGCAGGAGGAGCGCCGACAGCGCGGAAGCCGGACCGATCATTCGCATGCTTCAGGAATGCGCGGGCGAGCCGTCAGGTTCGTCAGCGTTGCAGTTGCTGGAGCCAGGCCTGCACTTCGGGATCCTCCCCCGAACCGAGCCGCTGGGCTTCCTCCAGGTCGACGCGGGCCTGGTCGGGCTCGTCGCGCTGGAGATGGACGAAGGCCCGTTCCTTGTGGGCGCGGGGATTCTCGGGTTCCAGAAGGATCAGGTGCGTGCCCGTCCACAGGGCCTCTTCCCAGTCCTCCGCGTGGAGGAACCGCAGATGGAGGTTGCGGACCAGCCGGGCGAGGATCGTCCGGTCCGGTGCAGGCCGGAGCATCTCCCGCTGGAAGGGAATCCGCCCGCCCGTGGC comes from the Geothrix sp. 21YS21S-4 genome and includes:
- a CDS encoding NADP-dependent malic enzyme, which encodes MTRKQEALDYHSQGRKGKIEVVATKPCSTARDLSLAYSPGVAEPCLEIEKDNELAYTYTAKGNLVAVISNGTAVLGLGDIGAIAGKPVMEGKGVLFKRFADIDVFDIEVNEKDIDKFCQVVKALEPTFGGVNLEDIKAPECFEIETRLKKEMNIPVFHDDQHGTAIISTAALMNASELIKKKLGDMKVVFSGAGASAIACANMMVEAGVKLENLWLCDTKGLVFEGRKEGMNVYKEKFIKKSDLRTLGEVIVGADVFVGCSSKGVLTPDMVKSMAKNPIVFALANPDPEIDYPTAKATRDDIIMATGRSDYPNQVNNVLGFPFIFRGALDVRASEINEPMKLAAAKALAALAKEEVPDSVVKAYSGQKFTFGPEYIIPKPFDPRVLLWVAPAVAKAAMDTGVAKQPIADMQAYIERLEGLQGRSKDVIRSVVNRAKADPKRVVFPEGDHPLILQAVSQMADEGVCKPILLGDPAKVKAVAAEYGVELDGVEILDPHAVTWREEAEDAFYELRKRRGITRFEAQRKIRERIYFGAMMCRMGKADGLIAGLTMYYPDTIRPCLEVIGTRRGVKRVCGVYTMVLKNRVLFFSDTTMNIEPNSEELAEIALLTADLVKDTFNMDPQVAMLSFSTFGSVDHPLVRKVQKAVELVKTQRPDLKCDGEMQADTALGEGILAENYPWVDLPGGPNVLIFPDLTSGNIGYKLVQRLADAEVIGPITCGMAAPVHVLQRHSDLHDIIHLTALTVVEAQQKQAK
- a CDS encoding DUF4136 domain-containing protein, translating into MIGPASALSALLLLFGCSQPRFVYRTDPAFRGGAYRTVALDLRTDQVLIREGFRPVDPGFRRQAVLSALTARGYRPEAAGTADLWVAVHLLVEAREEGSAGPSRPARGAGRRGGGGPPRGEGAPRDAGERRTGRGTLLVQLLDPKTGQALWQGESPLERGDRDSEEVVRKLLEPLPSPRP